In a single window of the Zea mays cultivar B73 chromosome 5, Zm-B73-REFERENCE-NAM-5.0, whole genome shotgun sequence genome:
- the LOC103626455 gene encoding probable magnesium transporter NIPA6, whose translation MTMEGAVSDNTKGLALAVASSAFIGASFILKKIGLLRAAKCGDRAGGGGHTYLSEPLWWAGMTTMLLGEVANFIAYIFAPAVLVTPLGALSIIVSSVLAHFVLKERLEKLGVLGCVSCIVGSVVVVMHAPEEHMPNSVKEIWNLATQPGFLAYVVTALLLVGALVLFFEPRYGQTNILIYLGICSSMGSLTVVSIKAIGVAIKLTLDGVNQAAYPYTWLFLMVAIVCGVSQINYLNKALDTFNLAIVSPIYYVMFTTLTIVASGIMFKDWAGQSLSSIASELCGLITILSGTILLHTAEEGANNSAALLPWPLDKGSISWCINLSSDNLLKNVEEDYFTALQSSPAPV comes from the exons ATGACGATGGAGGGGGCGGTTTCCGACAACACCAAGGGCCTGGCGCTCGCCGTCGCCTCCAGCGCCTTCATCGGCGCCAGCTTCATCCTCAAGAAGATCGGCCTCCTGCGAGCAGCCAAGTGCGGCGACCGCGCAG GTGGCGGAGGACACACTTACCTCTCCGAGCCTCTATGGTGGGCGGGAATGACCACAA TGCTGCTTGGGGAGGTCGCAAACTTCATTGCTTACATATTTGCGCCGGCTGTACTCGTGACTCCACTTGGGGCGTTAAGCATAATCGTAAG TTCAGTGTTGGCGCACTTTGTGCTCAAGGAGCGGCTTGAGAAGCTCGGGGTCCTTGGCTGTGTGTCGTGCATAGTAGGTTCAGTTGTTGTTGTCATGCATGCTCCTGAAGAGCATATGCCTAACTCTGTCAAGGAAATCTGGAACCTAGCTACTCAACCAG GGTTTCTAGCATATGTGGTGACAGCATTGTTACTTGTGGGAGCGCTAGTACTCTTCTTTGAACCTCGATACGGTCAGACTAACATCCTGATATATCTGGGTATCTGCTCTTCAATGGGATCGCTAACG GTCGTTAGCATCAAAGCCATTGGTGTTGCCATAAAGCTTACGTTGGATGGGGTGAATCAGGCTGCTTATCCATACACATGGCTTTTTCTTATGGTTGCAATTGTTTGTGGGGTTTCTCAAATAAATTACCTGAACAAG GCATTGGATACCTTTAATCTGGCTATTGTCTCTCCTATATATTATGTAATGTTTACTACCCTTACAATAGTGGCAAGTGGAATTATGTTTAAG GACTGGGCTGGTCAAAGCTTAAGTAGTATTGCTTCTGAATTATGCGGCCTGATAACCATCCTTTCTGGGACAATTTTGTTGCACACAGCAGAGGAGGGAGCCAACAATTCTGCAG CTTTGTTGCCTTGGCCTTTGGATAAAGGGTCTATATCATGGTGTATCAACTTAAGCAGTGACAATCTTCTAAAGAATGTCGAAGAGGACTACTTCACAGCTCTGCAAAGTTCACCTGCCCCAGTATAA